Proteins co-encoded in one Prosthecobacter sp. genomic window:
- a CDS encoding right-handed parallel beta-helix repeat-containing protein yields the protein MSDNSSANLDDIEFGATMRGHQSGDLAFGRFALKRVLGRGGMGVVWLAEDTLLTREVALKFAPDTLRSDDAAIEELKGETRRGQDLAHPSIVKIFDFFLDEQHAAICMEYVDGDTLARLRVRQPNKVFEPRQVVRWVVQMLDGLSYAHRSAKIVHRDLKPPNLIINSQGDLKIMDFGIARSIQDSMARVTIAGNSTGTLAYMSPQQAAGRSASISDDIYSLGSTLYELFTGKPPFHSGDFSRQIREEIPPAICERRIEFGLTNTETFPSEWEDVILRCLEKQPELRPATVEDVRTLLGLGGGLHAPSLSPSAFGEPAVTNQQALVADTGMSATAISAAGKAVTVRANSALSPLTMGQPSAQRSAETTKPQAMSGPQTRKRPPTWLLAVAALGLVGAVVFMWPGKKISRSDSNKTAVVDDKHAVDQDKTPEPSDKPGMPPAKPALGLLVPDGYATIKLALAAAKAGDTIRIKPGRYEERVSLLDGVSLEAAGPGGEDVLISVNGTEGSALEAEKLKTLIKIKGLVFAHGEEGGGTAAVASILSSNVTFEDCVFESGLGDGVRVEGSSNVTFQGCTAQKNQGSGFYIARGAKVTMKGCKSISNGTDGLTLAGRATKAEVTGLEAMRNQSCGVSVQQGALLKAETLAARENVLNGLYVADAETRAEVTGGSLSRNGFVFTGGASKGTESGQGGGGLVAEAGPVVVVDGAEVEGNAKSGMQLMECATGSSVRNCIVTSNPYRGIMIIGVAGQEVLFEANKCLRGGQHGISVQGEGFRPKLLRNHCALNTQSGIFIYAGAVPVLEGNTFEGNGKEVETSTP from the coding sequence ATGAGTGACAACTCCTCCGCCAACCTAGATGACATCGAGTTCGGAGCGACCATGCGCGGGCACCAGTCGGGTGATCTTGCCTTTGGCCGTTTTGCGTTGAAGCGCGTGCTCGGCCGTGGCGGCATGGGGGTGGTCTGGCTGGCTGAAGACACGCTGCTAACCCGCGAAGTGGCACTCAAGTTCGCCCCCGACACGCTGCGCTCTGACGACGCGGCCATAGAGGAACTGAAAGGGGAGACACGGCGCGGGCAGGATCTGGCGCATCCGAGCATTGTCAAAATTTTCGACTTTTTCCTCGATGAGCAGCATGCAGCGATCTGTATGGAGTATGTGGATGGTGACACGCTGGCCAGACTGCGCGTGCGCCAGCCGAACAAAGTTTTCGAGCCGCGCCAGGTCGTGCGCTGGGTGGTGCAGATGCTGGACGGGCTTTCCTACGCGCACCGCAGCGCGAAAATCGTTCATCGTGATTTGAAGCCGCCGAATCTCATCATTAATTCCCAAGGCGATTTGAAGATCATGGACTTCGGCATTGCCCGCAGCATCCAAGATTCGATGGCCCGTGTAACCATCGCTGGCAATTCGACGGGCACGCTTGCCTACATGAGCCCGCAACAAGCGGCAGGCAGGTCGGCCAGCATTTCGGATGACATCTATTCGCTGGGCAGCACCCTCTATGAGCTTTTTACAGGGAAGCCACCCTTTCACAGTGGTGATTTCAGCCGCCAGATCCGGGAAGAAATCCCTCCCGCCATTTGCGAACGACGAATTGAGTTCGGTCTGACAAACACTGAGACATTCCCTTCCGAATGGGAGGATGTGATCCTGCGTTGCCTGGAGAAACAACCTGAACTCAGGCCTGCCACGGTGGAAGATGTGCGCACGCTGCTGGGACTCGGCGGCGGCTTGCATGCCCCTTCACTCTCCCCATCTGCCTTTGGCGAGCCTGCGGTAACAAATCAGCAGGCGCTGGTTGCAGACACCGGCATGTCTGCGACCGCGATTTCAGCCGCAGGCAAGGCAGTCACGGTTCGTGCCAACAGTGCGCTGTCACCACTGACGATGGGGCAGCCATCGGCACAACGGAGCGCTGAAACGACAAAGCCGCAGGCTATGAGTGGCCCGCAGACTCGGAAACGCCCCCCTACATGGCTGCTGGCCGTAGCAGCGCTGGGGCTCGTTGGGGCAGTTGTTTTCATGTGGCCCGGTAAAAAAATCAGTCGGTCAGACTCCAATAAAACGGCAGTTGTGGATGACAAACACGCTGTGGACCAAGACAAAACACCGGAGCCGTCAGACAAACCCGGCATGCCCCCTGCCAAGCCTGCCTTGGGCCTGTTGGTGCCAGATGGCTATGCCACCATCAAACTTGCTCTGGCCGCCGCCAAAGCCGGGGATACGATCCGTATCAAACCCGGCAGGTATGAAGAGCGGGTGAGTTTGCTTGATGGAGTGTCTTTGGAGGCTGCCGGGCCTGGTGGAGAGGACGTCCTTATCAGCGTGAACGGTACAGAGGGGAGTGCGCTGGAGGCGGAAAAACTGAAAACTCTCATCAAGATCAAGGGCCTGGTCTTTGCGCATGGGGAGGAGGGGGGCGGCACCGCAGCGGTGGCCAGCATTCTTTCCAGCAACGTGACATTTGAGGATTGCGTGTTTGAAAGCGGCCTTGGCGACGGCGTGCGTGTGGAGGGCAGCAGCAACGTCACCTTCCAGGGATGCACAGCGCAAAAAAATCAAGGTTCAGGCTTCTACATCGCCCGTGGGGCCAAGGTGACCATGAAGGGCTGCAAATCCATCAGCAATGGGACCGATGGACTGACTCTGGCCGGTCGCGCCACCAAAGCGGAGGTGACCGGTCTGGAGGCCATGCGCAATCAAAGCTGCGGGGTCAGCGTCCAACAGGGAGCGCTGCTCAAAGCCGAAACTCTGGCTGCCCGTGAAAACGTGCTCAACGGCCTCTATGTGGCGGATGCGGAGACTCGGGCTGAGGTCACCGGCGGCAGCCTCAGCCGCAATGGTTTTGTATTCACTGGCGGTGCCAGCAAAGGCACCGAAAGCGGCCAGGGGGGCGGAGGTCTCGTAGCGGAAGCAGGACCGGTGGTGGTGGTGGACGGCGCTGAAGTCGAGGGCAATGCCAAATCCGGCATGCAACTCATGGAATGTGCCACCGGCAGCAGTGTGCGGAACTGCATTGTCACGAGCAATCCGTATCGTGGTATCATGATCATCGGTGTGGCGGGACAGGAAGTTCTGTTTGAGGCCAACAAGTGCCTGCGCGGCGGACAGCATGGCATCTCAGTCCAAGGCGAGGGTTTCCGGCCCAAGCTGCTGCGCAACCACTGCGCGCTTAACACGCAGAGCGGCATCTTCATCTATGCCGGTGCGGTTCCCGTCCTGGAAGGAAACACCTTCGAGGGCAACGGCAAAGAAGTCGAAACTTCCACCCCCTGA
- a CDS encoding Dabb family protein, which produces MKNAILILSAAAALALSSCTTCPFGCKTTAKGKVEHVVLVWLKRPGNAADRATVIGAAKMFQAEISQIQHLSVGPAVASERPVVDDSFDVGLVMRFNSKADMDAYEKHPVHVNAVKQTLMPLAKKLLVYDIGCE; this is translated from the coding sequence ATGAAGAACGCCATTCTCATTCTCTCCGCCGCTGCCGCTCTCGCCCTCAGTTCTTGCACTACTTGTCCCTTCGGCTGCAAAACGACCGCCAAGGGCAAGGTCGAGCACGTCGTGCTCGTCTGGCTGAAGCGCCCCGGCAACGCCGCCGACCGCGCCACAGTCATCGGAGCCGCGAAGATGTTTCAGGCCGAGATTTCACAGATCCAGCACCTTAGCGTCGGCCCCGCCGTCGCAAGTGAGCGCCCCGTCGTCGATGACAGCTTCGATGTCGGCTTGGTGATGCGTTTCAACAGCAAGGCGGACATGGACGCTTATGAAAAGCATCCCGTGCATGTGAATGCCGTGAAGCAAACCCTGATGCCCCTGGCGAAGAAGCTGCTCGTTTATGACATTGGGTGTGAGTGA
- a CDS encoding ATP-binding cassette domain-containing protein, protein MKGHISVCAGGSPADHYTLSSAPLKMGSSPDCELSSPGMLPEHARLVWDQRSATWVLTAASAIAGRSIRINGTSVSAPAYLQHGDIIEMPDVYIRFQRVPDAPVFRGQPIEELRLAKLTRVLIGRSSGEADDPDKLSLDATDAAISREHVLLEKDAPGDWSATDKSQAGTPLNDQFFLQKKLQVGDRMRVGSYTFEFTGHSLRRVPRQTGGQVKSRGIAVTLKSGRTILKDVTLDIERCTFVGIVGGSGQGKSTLLNALCGINPATYGSVYINDVPLNDTRQMAAAGIGFVPQDDIVHMEITVEQALHFSARLRLPPETPQRAIDSLVDETIGRLGLAEHRTKRISQLSGGQRKRVSIATELLSRPSVLFLDEPSSGLDPATEFSLMSLLNSLAKTCTVVCTTHVLENAQLFDKLIFVQDGHVVCDVETEHADARKDETPIDLDDTHSRSITNSSEFRLRSASEMALEYFGMTSLLKIYQLFAKSRDEGGKSGAEWLQEFKQRHGHVLRPDFGSPVTEVSTSAGAVQRGGGYLRSLIVLLTRQWAILRADPLNLVFLAAQPLLIAVLVGWVADEAVLRSFLCIVATLWFGCSNGAQQIVREIPIYRRERVCGLGMNCYLQSKYVFLGAVTTLQALLLFFVTLFVAHMFHPPDLDQDVFREKITARLFPPPAAAPGAMAADEGFAVVEEGQAVQPAAADAEGLETLMAVESQRKNSFAVTLIVKLGAFFEIADNLMEATEPAGDQSRDTGLSTPMTLTSVFVSSVGLKLLALIATSLVGIVIGLAISALVQNSTQAVLWVPLVLIPQILFGGFVVTRPEMSPSVRAASTFVPSYCSQRVMDVAHLLGQSTPRMSNRTRYPVFLTPGGERETIEWETLDGTTSEDYDKVSPHNKSWQNLIVFPGHAGEHVNLFDMIRGVKKYQESVEQRGDVRYPMGIIYHNLQPAMASLGILGLWIGVCYLVTWLGLLRKQNGK, encoded by the coding sequence ATGAAAGGCCACATCTCTGTCTGTGCCGGCGGCTCGCCTGCAGATCACTACACTCTCAGCTCAGCTCCGCTGAAAATGGGATCTTCCCCTGACTGCGAATTGAGCAGTCCCGGCATGCTGCCAGAGCATGCCCGGCTCGTCTGGGACCAGCGTTCCGCCACCTGGGTGCTCACAGCAGCCTCGGCCATCGCCGGGCGCTCCATTCGCATCAATGGAACATCCGTCAGCGCACCCGCTTATCTTCAGCACGGTGACATCATTGAGATGCCTGATGTTTACATCCGATTTCAACGTGTGCCTGACGCCCCCGTCTTTCGTGGGCAGCCTATTGAAGAGCTGCGGCTTGCCAAATTAACGCGAGTGCTCATCGGGCGCAGCTCCGGCGAAGCTGATGATCCTGACAAACTGTCTCTGGATGCCACAGATGCAGCCATTTCACGCGAGCATGTGCTACTGGAAAAAGATGCCCCGGGCGACTGGAGCGCGACCGATAAAAGCCAGGCAGGCACGCCGCTAAACGATCAATTTTTCCTCCAGAAAAAGCTGCAGGTGGGTGACCGCATGCGGGTGGGCAGCTACACCTTTGAATTCACCGGTCATTCGCTGCGCCGTGTCCCCCGGCAGACGGGCGGACAGGTCAAGTCCCGTGGCATCGCCGTCACGCTGAAATCAGGCCGCACCATTCTGAAAGATGTCACGCTGGACATTGAGCGCTGCACTTTCGTCGGCATCGTGGGCGGCAGCGGCCAGGGGAAATCCACCCTGCTCAATGCCCTCTGTGGCATCAACCCTGCCACCTACGGGTCTGTTTACATCAACGACGTGCCTTTGAATGACACCCGCCAGATGGCCGCCGCAGGCATCGGCTTCGTGCCGCAGGATGACATCGTCCACATGGAGATCACCGTGGAACAGGCGCTGCATTTCAGTGCGCGGCTGCGGCTGCCACCGGAAACGCCACAACGCGCCATCGACAGCCTGGTGGATGAAACCATCGGGCGGCTCGGACTCGCCGAGCACCGCACCAAGCGCATCTCCCAGCTCTCCGGCGGCCAGCGCAAACGTGTCAGTATCGCCACAGAGCTGCTGTCTAGACCCTCGGTGCTGTTTCTTGATGAGCCCTCCTCCGGTCTCGACCCGGCCACCGAATTCTCTCTTATGAGCCTGCTTAACAGCCTGGCAAAAACCTGCACCGTGGTCTGCACCACGCACGTTCTCGAAAACGCGCAGCTTTTTGACAAGCTCATCTTCGTCCAGGACGGACACGTGGTCTGTGACGTCGAGACAGAGCATGCGGATGCCAGGAAAGATGAAACGCCCATCGATCTCGATGACACTCACAGCCGGTCCATCACCAACAGTTCCGAATTCCGGCTGCGTTCGGCTTCGGAAATGGCGCTGGAATACTTTGGGATGACCAGCCTGCTCAAAATATATCAACTTTTCGCCAAAAGCCGGGACGAAGGGGGAAAAAGCGGAGCGGAATGGTTGCAGGAATTCAAGCAACGCCATGGACACGTCCTCCGGCCCGACTTTGGCAGTCCAGTCACGGAGGTGTCCACCTCAGCAGGAGCGGTGCAGCGCGGTGGCGGCTACTTGCGCAGTCTCATCGTGCTGCTGACCCGCCAGTGGGCCATTCTGCGCGCCGATCCGCTTAATCTCGTGTTCCTCGCCGCCCAGCCGCTGCTCATCGCCGTGCTCGTGGGCTGGGTGGCCGATGAAGCGGTTCTGCGCTCCTTCCTTTGCATCGTGGCCACGCTTTGGTTCGGCTGCAGCAACGGTGCCCAACAGATCGTCCGCGAGATTCCCATCTACCGGCGTGAGCGCGTCTGCGGTCTTGGCATGAACTGCTACCTGCAGAGCAAGTACGTCTTTCTCGGTGCTGTCACGACCCTTCAGGCTCTGCTGCTTTTCTTCGTCACACTCTTCGTGGCCCATATGTTTCATCCGCCGGACCTTGATCAGGACGTCTTTCGTGAAAAAATCACCGCTCGTCTCTTCCCACCGCCTGCGGCCGCACCTGGAGCTATGGCCGCTGATGAAGGCTTTGCCGTCGTTGAAGAAGGCCAGGCCGTCCAGCCTGCGGCGGCGGATGCCGAAGGTCTGGAGACCCTCATGGCAGTAGAAAGCCAGCGGAAGAATTCCTTCGCCGTCACCTTGATCGTGAAGCTGGGCGCTTTCTTTGAGATTGCGGACAATCTCATGGAAGCCACAGAACCTGCCGGGGATCAATCACGCGATACCGGCCTTAGCACCCCGATGACTCTCACCAGCGTCTTCGTTTCCAGCGTCGGCCTGAAACTCCTGGCCCTCATCGCCACCTCCTTGGTTGGCATCGTCATCGGTCTTGCCATCTCTGCCCTCGTGCAAAACAGCACGCAGGCCGTGCTTTGGGTGCCGCTCGTCCTTATCCCGCAGATTCTTTTCGGCGGCTTTGTCGTCACCCGGCCCGAGATGTCCCCCTCCGTTCGCGCTGCCAGCACTTTCGTACCCAGCTACTGCTCCCAGCGCGTCATGGATGTGGCCCACCTCCTCGGCCAGTCCACACCCCGCATGTCCAACCGTACCCGCTACCCGGTCTTTCTGACTCCAGGCGGCGAACGTGAAACGATCGAATGGGAAACACTCGATGGCACAACGAGCGAGGATTATGACAAGGTCTCGCCGCACAACAAATCCTGGCAGAACCTGATCGTCTTCCCGGGTCATGCCGGTGAGCATGTCAATCTCTTCGACATGATTCGCGGTGTGAAGAAATACCAGGAGAGCGTGGAGCAGCGTGGCGATGTCCGCTATCCGATGGGAATCATTTACCACAACCTGCAGCCCGCCATGGCCTCCTTGGGAATCCTTGGTCTCTGGATCGGCGTTTGTTATCTCGTCACCTGGCTCGGCCTGCTGCGCAAACAAAACGGCAAGTGA
- a CDS encoding PQQ-binding-like beta-propeller repeat protein: MKNPSRLFLLLFAFATCSAQEAFDRLTFHAAPKPLSKDAKTSHWPRVLGPTDDAISPETHLSKKWATGEPKAVWEVSMGEGYNSPAISGDFCVIFHAMEGKEIIECLHRENGKRFWSHDYPISYQDRYGFGNGPRGSPVIADGIVVTYGVTCELRALDLKTGKLLWKHDLRAEMHVPQDFFGAGGTPLILDGRVIVNVGGKKAAIEDSEGLRDRKERLAEAGVSVAAFDLKSGEVVWTVEDAWGASYASPIPAKLHGQFKVLVYAGGESDPATGGLMCIDPANGKLHSKFAWRDDEYIQAIGTSPVVIPEKNRAFITTAYPKGRPLGGAMVEYDADFQPKELWKSAKLGVHWMNPVYHDGHLYAIDGETEPKSRLVCVNADTGAEVWEQKIEWEDAEFSKQTGRANPTRLSILRASLMKVDGAFLCLGEIGSLHWLDLSPAGAKVIAQAQPFYALNTWSLPALSHGLLYVRQQQKDLMQKTGERVICLDLRGE; the protein is encoded by the coding sequence ATGAAAAACCCGTCGAGACTGTTTCTGCTGCTTTTCGCCTTCGCCACCTGCTCCGCGCAGGAGGCGTTTGACCGCCTGACCTTCCATGCGGCACCGAAGCCGCTCTCAAAGGACGCCAAGACGAGCCACTGGCCGCGCGTGCTCGGCCCCACGGACGATGCGATCTCGCCGGAGACGCATCTGTCGAAAAAATGGGCCACAGGCGAGCCCAAGGCCGTGTGGGAGGTGTCGATGGGCGAGGGCTACAACTCGCCCGCGATCAGCGGCGACTTCTGCGTGATCTTCCACGCGATGGAGGGGAAGGAGATCATCGAGTGCCTGCATCGCGAGAATGGGAAACGCTTCTGGTCGCATGATTACCCGATCTCGTATCAGGATCGCTACGGCTTCGGCAACGGGCCGCGTGGCAGCCCGGTGATCGCCGATGGCATCGTGGTGACCTATGGCGTGACGTGCGAACTTCGAGCGCTCGATTTGAAAACCGGCAAGCTGCTGTGGAAACACGATCTGCGGGCCGAGATGCATGTGCCGCAGGATTTCTTCGGCGCAGGCGGCACGCCGTTGATTCTCGATGGTCGCGTCATTGTGAACGTGGGCGGCAAAAAGGCGGCGATTGAGGACTCGGAAGGCCTTCGCGATCGAAAAGAGCGTCTCGCCGAGGCGGGCGTGAGCGTGGCGGCGTTTGATTTGAAGAGCGGCGAGGTCGTGTGGACCGTCGAGGACGCGTGGGGCGCGAGTTACGCGTCTCCCATTCCCGCAAAGCTGCACGGGCAGTTCAAAGTGCTCGTCTATGCCGGCGGCGAGAGTGATCCGGCCACCGGCGGCCTCATGTGCATCGATCCGGCAAATGGGAAGCTGCATTCCAAGTTCGCGTGGCGTGATGACGAATACATCCAGGCCATCGGCACCTCGCCCGTGGTCATCCCGGAGAAAAACCGCGCCTTCATCACCACCGCGTATCCGAAGGGCCGTCCGCTCGGCGGCGCGATGGTGGAATACGATGCCGACTTCCAACCGAAGGAGCTATGGAAGTCCGCGAAGCTCGGCGTCCACTGGATGAACCCGGTTTATCACGACGGTCACCTCTACGCCATCGACGGCGAGACGGAGCCGAAGTCCCGCCTCGTCTGCGTGAACGCCGACACCGGCGCTGAAGTGTGGGAGCAAAAGATCGAGTGGGAAGACGCCGAGTTCAGCAAGCAGACCGGACGCGCCAATCCCACCCGCCTCAGCATCCTCCGCGCGAGCTTGATGAAGGTCGATGGTGCCTTCCTCTGCCTCGGCGAGATCGGCTCCCTCCACTGGCTCGACCTCAGCCCCGCCGGAGCCAAAGTGATCGCCCAAGCGCAGCCGTTTTATGCGCTTAACACCTGGAGCCTCCCCGCGTTGAGCCACGGACTGCTCTATGTGCGCCAGCAGCAGAAGGATCTCATGCAAAAAACGGGTGAGCGGGTGATCTGTTTGGATTTGAGAGGGGAGTGA
- a CDS encoding carbon-nitrogen hydrolase family protein, producing MEIAHCQFEPWVGDFDHNLARFEEGLKRADAAGAKIVSFPECFFTGYPDTEEFARKGAFASDSPQMKRILDVTARHAAVAIAGFNEMRGSDLYNTVVVAHHGQKLGLYSKCAAYMKFHQQGRDFPVWEIDGLKFGVLICADGGYIEPARILALKGARVIFAPHFNYISDKGLISHFMKVRADHAARANENSVYFVRGNNVVLDPTKSGITRSPGIGYGDSYVMDPHGEILVQSRRHQEDFITAEIDPHHKQDTAWGLSKSAWSFREFAPFVAEAMK from the coding sequence ATGGAAATCGCGCACTGCCAGTTTGAACCGTGGGTTGGCGACTTCGACCACAACCTCGCCCGTTTTGAAGAGGGCCTTAAACGTGCCGATGCCGCGGGCGCGAAGATTGTCTCTTTCCCCGAGTGCTTCTTCACCGGCTATCCTGACACCGAGGAGTTCGCACGCAAAGGTGCCTTTGCCTCCGATTCACCGCAAATGAAGCGCATTCTCGACGTCACCGCCCGCCACGCCGCTGTGGCCATCGCCGGTTTCAATGAAATGCGAGGCAGCGACCTCTACAACACCGTCGTCGTCGCCCACCACGGCCAGAAGCTCGGCCTCTACAGCAAATGCGCCGCCTACATGAAGTTTCACCAGCAGGGCCGCGACTTTCCCGTCTGGGAGATCGACGGCCTCAAGTTCGGCGTCCTCATCTGCGCCGACGGCGGCTACATCGAGCCCGCGCGCATCCTCGCGCTTAAAGGCGCGCGCGTCATCTTTGCCCCGCACTTCAACTACATCAGCGACAAGGGCCTCATCTCCCACTTCATGAAAGTCCGCGCCGACCACGCGGCCCGCGCCAACGAAAACAGCGTCTATTTCGTACGCGGCAACAACGTCGTCCTTGATCCCACCAAATCCGGCATCACCCGCAGTCCCGGCATTGGCTACGGCGACAGCTACGTCATGGACCCGCACGGCGAGATCCTCGTCCAAAGCCGCCGCCATCAGGAAGACTTCATCACCGCCGAAATCGACCCCCACCACAAACAAGACACCGCCTGGGGCCTCTCGAAGTCGGCGTGGAGCTTCCGCGAGTTCGCGCCGTTCGTGGCGGAGGCGATGAAATAG
- a CDS encoding glycine zipper domain-containing protein, with protein MSTHTTRFTVAVLLAAMLGSCTNIKNDGTRTRTEGALGGAILGALAGAAIGSLSGNAGRGALIGLAAGTAGGLAYGNHVAKKKANYASTEQWLDACISQARATNQKARNYNSSLSANITKLRSEIASAKSSGNTRVLQQKKAEIIKLQNESTREMKKVDSEIKLQQEVLGESSSSGLKQEVISLKSTRSSMSSNYDRLASLNREIDV; from the coding sequence ATGAGCACCCATACTACCCGCTTCACCGTCGCAGTTCTTCTGGCCGCCATGCTGGGCAGTTGTACCAATATCAAGAATGATGGCACACGCACCCGCACGGAAGGCGCTCTGGGCGGTGCCATTCTCGGTGCGCTGGCAGGAGCCGCCATTGGTTCCCTTTCTGGCAATGCGGGTCGCGGTGCTCTCATCGGCCTGGCAGCAGGCACTGCGGGCGGACTTGCCTATGGCAATCATGTGGCCAAGAAAAAAGCGAACTATGCCTCCACCGAACAGTGGCTTGACGCCTGCATCTCCCAGGCGCGTGCGACCAACCAGAAAGCACGCAACTACAACAGCAGTCTGAGTGCCAACATCACGAAGCTGCGTTCTGAAATCGCCAGCGCCAAATCTTCTGGCAACACACGGGTGCTTCAACAGAAGAAGGCCGAGATCATCAAGCTCCAGAATGAATCTACGCGTGAGATGAAGAAGGTGGACAGCGAGATCAAACTCCAGCAGGAAGTTCTGGGAGAATCCTCCAGCTCCGGGCTGAAGCAGGAAGTCATCAGTTTGAAGAGCACCCGGAGTTCGATGTCCAGCAATTACGACCGTCTGGCCAGCCTGAACCGTGAGATTGATGTCTGA
- a CDS encoding S41 family peptidase → MTGNGHRNTWVLAVTLAGVLFTTSHARAQVDDRELGAAVEILHECSSVIEKRCYYPLTVPVVMTRALAELHKAGAAPGADAPPPPDLTQKTEAEAVQGARAHLSQLAVLPGQRLTPAELAEAALAAYCRTIDPYTRYETTDDAARIDKARATPGSGIGMSLKERDGSYYCYPFPDSVAALSGIRPGDKLISVDGRPVKGESVDLLATRIKGPPGTPVNLRIEKSTGRAQLLPVIREAGTAAPAFLIDQDTGGVVLRVRRFEPGIGAQVSQALASQTTTRLMTVDLRGNQGGSLMAAVELASLFLDTGAEIVTVVERGFPNRTFLAEKPALIKPAQISILQDEGTASASEIFIAALVMNIPQRAASQGSKTYGKGVLQLVVSQKNEGQEQGTDIVTLKGGGVLTLTTGMMFAKGGISWNETGLQPSTTTPGGKIFTENAVSITNTAMRPKPVVKLVD, encoded by the coding sequence ATGACGGGCAACGGCCACCGCAACACATGGGTGCTGGCGGTGACGTTGGCGGGTGTTTTGTTCACGACATCCCATGCGCGCGCGCAGGTGGATGATCGGGAGCTAGGAGCTGCGGTGGAGATCCTGCACGAGTGCTCCAGTGTCATCGAAAAGCGCTGCTACTACCCGCTGACTGTCCCCGTGGTGATGACCCGGGCTTTGGCGGAGCTTCACAAAGCTGGTGCCGCACCGGGTGCGGATGCTCCTCCACCACCTGACCTGACTCAAAAAACAGAGGCTGAGGCGGTTCAGGGAGCCCGCGCACATTTGTCTCAGCTCGCAGTGCTGCCAGGACAGCGCCTGACGCCTGCGGAACTGGCGGAGGCAGCGCTGGCTGCCTATTGCCGGACAATTGATCCCTACACGCGTTATGAGACCACCGACGATGCGGCGCGTATAGACAAAGCGCGCGCCACGCCGGGCAGCGGCATCGGCATGAGTCTGAAAGAGCGGGACGGTTCCTATTACTGTTACCCTTTTCCTGACAGCGTTGCTGCTTTGTCCGGCATTCGTCCTGGGGACAAACTGATTTCTGTCGATGGCCGACCAGTGAAAGGAGAGTCTGTGGACTTGCTTGCCACGCGGATCAAAGGGCCGCCTGGAACGCCGGTGAACCTGCGGATCGAAAAAAGTACCGGCCGTGCGCAATTGCTACCCGTCATCCGTGAGGCTGGAACCGCCGCGCCTGCCTTTCTGATCGATCAAGACACAGGCGGGGTCGTGCTACGGGTGCGTCGGTTCGAGCCTGGTATTGGAGCCCAGGTCAGCCAGGCGCTGGCCAGTCAGACGACGACCCGGCTCATGACCGTGGATCTGCGAGGCAACCAAGGTGGTTCTCTCATGGCGGCGGTGGAGCTGGCTTCTTTGTTTCTCGACACAGGCGCGGAGATCGTCACGGTTGTCGAACGTGGCTTTCCGAACCGGACGTTCCTGGCCGAAAAACCCGCGCTGATCAAACCGGCCCAGATATCGATCCTCCAGGATGAGGGAACGGCAAGCGCATCCGAAATCTTCATCGCAGCACTGGTGATGAACATTCCTCAACGGGCTGCCAGCCAAGGTAGCAAAACTTATGGCAAAGGTGTGTTGCAGCTCGTCGTTTCTCAAAAAAACGAAGGGCAGGAACAAGGGACCGACATTGTCACGCTCAAAGGCGGCGGAGTCCTCACGTTGACCACGGGCATGATGTTTGCGAAGGGGGGGATCTCTTGGAATGAGACCGGACTGCAACCCTCCACCACCACTCCCGGCGGCAAGATTTTCACTGAGAATGCAGTCTCCATCACCAACACGGCCATGCGTCCAAAGCCGGTGGTGAAGCTGGTTGATTGA